Genomic segment of Candidatus Delongbacteria bacterium:
GTGCTTGTTGCACCACGGGCAGTACTTGGTGAACTCAACGCGGCCCGTGTGCTTGCGCTTGTTCTTGGTGGTCGTGTAGTTGCGCCGCTTGCACTCCTGGCAAGCCAGGATCACGATGTCGCGCATGGCCCAGCTCCTTCCTTGACCCGGGCTTGGTCCCGGTCCCCGGTCGTAGGGACACGATGGATCGTGTCCCTACCTGTCCGGGTCGATTACTTCTGAATTTCCGTCACCACGCCGGCGCCGATGGTCCGCCCGCCTTCGCGGATGGCGAAGCGCAGGTCCTTCTCCATGGCGATGGGCGCGATC
This window contains:
- a CDS encoding elongation factor Tu; this translates as IAPIAMEKDLRFAIREGGRTIGAGVVTEIQK
- the rpmG gene encoding 50S ribosomal protein L33 is translated as MRDIVILACQECKRRNYTTTKNKRKHTGRVEFTKYCPWCNKHTPHKETK